One window of the Montipora foliosa isolate CH-2021 chromosome 4, ASM3666993v2, whole genome shotgun sequence genome contains the following:
- the LOC138000646 gene encoding uncharacterized protein, producing MQYITVDQIIRMISSYGLGALIAKFNVEAAYRNIAVHPSDRYLLGMRWRKHYYVDLALPFGLRSAPYIFNSVADMVEWILLHTHNVSALLHYLDDFITAGPPDTNQCAENLATSIAVCRSLGLPLHPDKCIGPSTRLVVLGIELDSVAQVACLPSDKLLALQVLLQSWRNRRWCTRRELESLIGHLHHAAKVVWPGRTFLRRMINLLQCFRKRDHPIRLNSEFHLDLQWWLQFLSSWHGVYFWLFPGMSATPDLEVTSDASGSLGFGAYFNGEWFSGAWVSSQASHSIAYKELFPIIIAAHVWGPHFARRHVSTPGSVASSVHSTSSPGRIDWLSLERQCQFLLAHGLADSTRRSYASGQRKFVNFCAHLGKLHPSGSPCPTDEWTLCLFATFLAGSVQHSSIKVYLSAVRALHIEEGFPDPLVNCLRLQRVLRGIKRTQGSPEAQRLPITDHILMIIFRSLDLSIFDHCMFWAACNLAYFGFLRSAEFTVPNLASFTPALHLSVGDISVDSDANPSCLRVRIKASKTDPFRKGCFVHIGRGRFPLCALQAVLAYLAVRGNSGGPLFLFQDGRPLTRAVLTARLREILAGAGVSGNFSSHSFRIGAATVAARNGIPDHLIQALGRWCSSAYQSYIRTPSESLASLSSHLASGSVGS from the exons ATGCAATACATCACGGTTGATCAGATCATTCGTATGATCTCAAGCTATGGCTTAGGTGCCCTGATTGCTAAATTCAATGTTGAGGCAGCCTACCGCAACATAGCTGTCCATCCATCTGATCGATATCTCTTGGGTATGAGATGGCGGAAGCACTATTATGTTGATTTAGCGTTACCATTTGGCCTCCGCTCTGCTCCTTATATTTTCAATTCTGTGGCGGACATGGTGGAGTGGATTCTCCTACATACACACAATGTTTCTGCGCTGTTACATTATTTAGACGATTTTATTACTGCAGGACCGCCGGATACTAACCAATGTGCTGAGAACTTAGCCACTTCCATAGCTGTTTGCCGTTCCTTAGGACTTCCACTCCACCCAGATAAGTGCATTGGCCCATCCACGCGTTTAGTTGTTTTGGGCATTGAGTTAGACTCAGTGGCTCAGGTGGCCTGCCTCCCCTCGGACAAGCTCCTTGCTTTACAGGTGCTGCTGCAGTCGTGGCGGAATCGTCGCTGGTGTACTCGGCGCGAACTGGAGTCCCTCATTGGCCACTTACATCATGCCGCCAAGGTCGTGTGGCCCGGTCGTACCTTCCTGCGTCGTATGATCAATTTGCTCCAGTGTTTTCGTAAACGGGACCATCCAATCCGCCTGAATTCTGAATTTCACCTGGATCTTCAGTGGTGGCTTCAGTTTTTGTCCTCTTGGCATGGCGTCTATTTTTGGTTGTTTCCCGGCATGTCGGCCACCCCTGACCTCGAAGTTACATCGGACGCATCCGGTTCCCTTGGCTTTGGTGCTTACTTCAATGGGGAGTGGTTCAGCGGCGCATGGGTTTCTTCTCAAGCCTCTCACTCTATCGCCTATAAAGAGTTGTTCCCGATTATCATTGCCGCTCATGTTTGGGGGCCCCACTTCGCCAGGCGCCAT GTTAGCACCCCAGGCTCAGTCGCTTCCAGTGTCCATTCCACCTCATCTCCTGGAAGAATTGATTGGCTCTCATTAGAGCGGCAGTGCCAGTTCCTGTTAGCCCATGGTTTGGCTGACTCCACCCGGAGATCTTACGCATCTGGCCAGAGGAAATTTGTCAACTTCTGTGCGCATTTGGGCAAGTTGCATCCCAGTGGCTCCCCGTGCCCCACCGATGAATGGACATTGTGCCTCTTTGCCACTTTTCTGGCGGGATCGGTTCAGCACTCTTCGATCAAAGTTTACCTTTCAGCAGTTCGTGCCCTGCATATCGAAGAAGGCTTCCCAGACCCTCTGGTGAACTGTCTACGTTTGCAGCGGGTTCTTCGTGGGATCAAACGGACCCAAGGTTCCCCTGAGGCTCAGCGCCTTCCTATTACGGATCACATTTTGATGATCATCTTTAGGTCTTTGGATTTATCAATTTTCGACCACTGCATGTTTTGGGCCGCCTGCAACCTAGCATATTTCGGCTTCCTCCGATCTGCTGAATTTACTGTTCCTAATTTGGCTAGTTTCACCCCGGCACTCCACTTAAGTGTCGGTGACATTTCGGTAGACTCTGACGCCAATCCTTCCTGCCTGCGCGTGCGGATTAAAGCCTCCAAGACTGACCCTTTTCGGAAAGGCTGCTTTGTCCACATTGGCCGGGGACGCTTTCCTCTGTGCGCCCTTCAAGCTGTTTTGGCCTATTTGGCTGTGAGAGGGAACTCGGGTGGCcctctctttcttttccaggATGGTCGGCCCCTAACTCGCGCTGTCCTCACTGCTCGTCTCAGAGAAATCCTTGCTGGAGCGGGTGTGTCGGGCAATTTCTCCAGTCACAGTTTTCGCATTGGTGCGGCCACGGTGGCAGCTCGCAACGGCATCCCCGATCACCTTATTCAGGCCTTGGGTCGTTGGTGTAGTTCAGCTTACCAGTCGTACATTCGCACTCCATCCGAGTCATTGGCTTCCCTCTCTTCTCATCTCGCGTCTGGCTCAGTTGGCTCGTGA